The Lonchura striata isolate bLonStr1 chromosome 9, bLonStr1.mat, whole genome shotgun sequence region CTAAAATAAGTTTTATCTTTAACTGTAAACTGTATTTTGACCATGTAGTGTAAATTATTGCTACTTAAGCAAGTCATCATTGCATATTTGTGGAGCCAAATCATTTTGTACTGCTGGTACAGTGCAAGGAAGATAAAATAGGTGTGCTAATTGCTTCCATGTCCTGCATCCTTTGTACACTGGCAACTATATCTGCACATCAGAGCCAAGGTTGCTGAGCACTGGCAGGGTCACTCATCCCTCTGTCCTGCACTGGGTGATGTGGGCTGCTGGTTTCTGTGCAACAGCTGAGTGGAAAACATGGGTGTCCAAACAGGGCTACTCTTACTCCTTCCCCTCATGGCTCCTGCTGATTCCTTCCACCTCTCATGCTTTATTTCTTGCCAAGGATGGGCCTGAACTAGCAGGTGGGGGGCTGCACAATTCTGAGGTATTTCAACTGGGGTTTAGGTCTCCTCCTCACAGCTACAAGAGCAGGGCTCTTTCTTTGGGAGCAACAAAAGCACAGCCACTGCCCAGGCAGAGACAGAGCTCAGGCAGAATATGGAGTTAGTGGCTTTTGCTGTCTGAAGATCACAATGACATCTTGCCCAAGTTGTTTTGGGAattaaccaaaaaaaccccaaagcaccTGGTCAGAATCTGTGAAATGGAGCTGCCACTTTCAAATTTCTCCCACTGTTACAATTTTTTCCCTGCCCAATTTTCAGATGGAAACACAACACCAGATTTCGGGAGTCATAATTTTATATAACAAGACAACAGCCTGCAGTAATGTGGCTGTTTGAGGACAGACATACAACCAACCCATGACCTTTACAGAGAacaactttttttgtttggttcatTAGATTTTTTAATTCACTGAATTATTAAATACATCTTAGCAGCCTGAACAGTGAAGGTCTTGCAGATACCTCTCAAGTTATTGGAACAACATTTCTTACCCTGCTGGAGGCTCTAAATTCCAGGGTACAAATGCATAACAGCCACTGTGTAATTTACCACACACCAGCTTAGCTGCACTGTGATTTACCACACATTAGCTATGGTAAAAGTTGTGATTTTCCACCTGCATGTACTAATCTCAGCTCTTTTGTGAGACAAAAATACattactttttgttttaaagaaagatGCTGAGGCTTGTTTGTACCACCCTAGACCAGCACatgatgggaactgggaatttgAATAATCACAGCTCAGCTTGTTAGCAGTATGAGATGCTCACCTGTGGCgagaaaaaacaagcaaattattttcttgtgtgATATGAAAATGGAGTTTGTTCTTTAGGTCTAATTGCACTGCAGCTGAGTACAGACTGTGCTGCTCTGTTTTTCACTACTGAACTCCCTgtgtgctccaggagctgcccagACATCTGCACCAGTGAGAACAGGGGCTGGCTTGAGACAATGAACCAGCTTGAAAGTAGGGGATTGACTGAGCTCCATCACTGTTTGACTGATCCCCTCATGTGAGAGCTTCAGACAGTCCTACAAATTCCCCCAAGGCATCTCCTGTTATGTCTAGTTTAATTTATATGCTTAAATATGTTGGTTAACATCCTGAGTTGAGCACCCCAAATATTCCTCCAGGTaatttttgtgaagaaatgCACATTGCACATATACAAGACTATTTGTCAGTAGTCAGTAGAAACTGCTTCTGTACTCACAGTCACAGATGGATTGCTGAattataaatttttattaagACAGTGGTTCAAGTTTCCCAATCTAGCTGCAGACTCAGCTGCAAGCACCCTTCCAATGGAGACTCCCTGCCACCAAAGGACAGCaagcaaataaattaagaaacatGTGGGAAATCAAATCTCCCAGTTTATGTTATTATCCAAATAaatgtggttttcctttttaacaAACACTCAGCCATTATTATCTGTCTGAAATGTGTATGAGCCCCCTGTCCTGTTGGGAAATGCTACAACAGTCACCCAAAGAAATGCTTGCATATGGTTTATAGCATTTTAAAGGCAAGACATGAATTACACATTGCCGGTGGTTATGAGGTTTGAGTTTTGGCTGTGGTTGACTGTTCTCTGTACTAATGGTAACCGGTCCCTTGCCACAGAGTCTGTCCACAACAGGACTcaagctgagctggagacctgctCAGCCACATTAGTAAGAATTACATGGTTGCCTCACTAAAAATGTGTGCAAAGCAGGAGAAGCTTTACCAAAACAAGTAAAACTCATGAAAGAGTTTGAATTCCAGATTCGGCTCCTTCCAGTGCTGCTACAGCtctcctgtcccagctctggTGCTCCTTCTTGCTCCTCTGAGGCTGTTCCTCTGCTCAGATGTTGGTGACATATTCCATGTCTTCAGATCCAGTAAGGTGATCATGTCATTTTCACTGCCCACCTGTATCACCTTGGGGTCTCCACCAGCCGAGCTGGATCTCCCCATGTACCTACCTGTTGCAGTAAagtgaaaaaattattaaaataggCCTCTCAAAGTCAAGCCTGCTCTCCTGAAATCAGTGGCTGGCTTTGTCAAACTAGCACTTTGCAAGTTCTCATGTGAAAGCAATCCTGGTGTGAGCAGTTCCTTAACATAACAAACTATTCCTGGGTGAAAAACAACCAGCACCTGTATAAACTGTTTTACACtgttagaaaaatgaaaactatctCTCACAAACAACTCTCTCTGCACATACACACTGGAGTGACCAATTAATACAGAATAACAACTTGTTACTAACCAATAATTGGCAAAAAAACTACTACTAACCAATAGGAGTCACACACAAAATCtgtaaaactgtataaaaaggAGTTATGTGAATAAAGAATGGCTTTTTTCCACCAAGAAGAAAACGGAGTCTGTGTAATTAATTCCCATACTTGTCTAAGGGAGCCTCCAACCCCGCTTCCAGCCGCAGGGGTGGGTCACAACGCCCGGGCGCACCGGGAACGGGGCGGAGCAGCGGCGGTGACCCGGCCTGAGGGCGGCGCTGCCCCTGACCGCGGCACTGTCCCTGAGGGCGGCACTGCCCCTGACCGCGGCTCTGCCCCTGAATGCGGCACTGCCCCTGAGGGCGGCTCTCCCCCTGAGGGCGGCACTGCCCCTGACCGCGGCTCTCCCCGACCGCGGCACTCCCCCTGAGGGCGGCACTGCCCCTGAGGGCGGCACTGCCCCTGAGGGCGGCTCTCCCCCTGACCGCGGCACTGCCCCTGAGGGCGGCACTCCCCTGACCGCGGCTCTCCCCCTGAGGGTGGCACTGCCCCTGACCGCGGCACTGCCCGTGAGGGCGGCACTGCCCGTGAGGGCGGCACTGCCCGTGAGGGCGGCACTGCCCCTGACCGCGGCTCTCCCCCTGAGGGCGGCTCTGCCCCTGAGGGCGGCACTGCCCCTGAGGGCGGCACTGCCCCTGACCGCGGCACTCCCCCTGAGGGCGGCACTGCCCGTGAGGGCGGCACTGCCCGTGAGGGCGGCACTCCCCCTGAGGGCGGCACTGCCCGTGAGGGCGGCTCTCCCCCTGAGGGCGGCTCTGCCCCTGAGGGCGGCTCTCCCCCTGAGGGCGGCACTCCCCCTGACCGCGGCACTGCCCCTGAGGGCGGCACTCCCCCTGACCGCGGCACTGCCCCTGAGGGCGGCGCTCCCCCTGAGGGCGGCTCTGCCCCTGAGGGCGGCTCTCCCCCTGAGGGCGGCACTCCCCCTGAGGGCGGCTCTGCCCCTGAGGGCGGCTCTCCCCCTGAGGGCGGCACTGCCCCTGAGGGCGGCACTCCTCCTGACCGCGGCTCTCCCCCTGAGGGCGGCACTGCCCCTGAGGGCGGCACTCCCCCTGAGGGCGGCTCTCCCCCTGAGGGCGGCGCTCCCCCTGAGGGCGGCTCTGCCCCTGAGGGCGGCACTCCCCTGACCGCGCGCACGCGCGGCGCTGCAgcaagatggcggcggccgcgctgTGCTGGGCGCTGAGGGCGGCTCGGCAGGTCAGAGCGATTCTCTCCCCTCCGTTCCTCTCACCCTGCTTCCCCGCGTCTCTCCGGAGCCCTGTCCGCCCGGCCGAGGCGCCGGCGAGTGGGCAGGGGAGGTTGCGGGTTGTGTTTGAGCGCTGCGGGCTCGGCCCTGCCCCCGCGGCGCGGGGACATCGTGGGGTCCCGTGTTCTGTAGGGCTCGGTGTAGCTTGGGGCTTTTTGTGTGTCtctgtgaagagaacttgctaacGCTTTGTATGAAGTTCAGAGTAATATATAGTTCAGCATGGAATCTGGAAACCATGAAAGCTAAAGCTCTCAAGGCATCACTGTTAGTCGCCAGAGAGAGGAAAGATCGGCGCTGCCCCTCGTGAGGAGGATGTGGACAGCGGTGAGGTGACAGAAGTGGAAGGTGTGCTCCAGGTACCGGAGACACAGAACCCCAGGGAACGGCtggagcagtgccagggaagGGTTAGGCTGGAGACTAGCAAAAGGTTTTTCCCGAGCGCTGGAACAGGCTCTCCAGGGAATGGTGacggccccaaggctgccaaagCTCAAAGGCTGTTTGGGCAACACTCAGGGACatggtgggattgttggggccAGGCATTGAACTTGGTATTTgttggtcccttccaactctggATAGCCCATGCTTTATGGAACTAACAATTCATACTTGACTAGGGCAAACTACGTGCAACAGGCAGGTatcacaaattttatttttttttatcaggtTCTTCCCTCATCCTGCCCAAGGCAGGTGCGGAGCTACTATGTGGACTGGAGGATGCTGCGGGACGTCAAGAGAAGGAAGATGGCATATGAGTATGCAGATGAGAGGCTGCGGATCAACGCCATCCGGAAGAACTCCATCCTTCCCAAGGAGCTGCAGGTACTGCCAGCTGCCTGTACTCACACACGTGCCTCTTGCTGCTGTGGTGTGCTCAGGGCCACAGCGGTCACTTTACAGACCCAAACAGCTGTCCCAGGTCACAGATTTTGTGTTTCCCCAGCTCTCAAGCACAGAATCATACTCTATCCCATAGTGACTTCAGCCTTTTGGGGGTGTTTACAGCATGTTCAACTGACTGGAGGTTGTGGGCATTGGGTTTAGGGTTTTCTGAAACAAGTGCTTGTGGAAGCCGCATATATAACACTAAATACAGTGAAGTCACATGCATATACTGCCTCTAACATAGATTGTCAAACCTATTTTCTTCCAATAATTCAGAATTTATTTAGAAATCTGAATGCCTGATCTAGCCCAAGCCACCAATCTGTGCAGTTAGAAGTATTTGATTTTACTTGCCTGATCTACAAGCATATGAAACCTGCATCAGATCTGGGTGTTAAAACTGTTCTTAAAAACAGACTACCCTGCTCTCAGCCTGCCTTACTATGCACCACAAATATTTGGATATATCAGATTATTCCTATGTTTGATCTGGCCATGGGAGTTACACATCCTGGGCGAGAAAGTGTATGAATTTGCTTATATATTGATTTTACCATTCTTGGGCAAGTCTGACTGGTGCTGAATGTTCTTATGAGGCAAAACCAATAcagaaaaaagccccaaaagaTCCTGTAACACCTTCCAAAGAACCCTATATGAGATCCCTTCTACTGACAGCAAAGCATGCTACCTCAGCAGGCAGTTCATAAAcaacatatatttaaatttagCTCATCTGAAGGGACTAGCCTACCCTGCCACAAGAATGCCAAGTGTGTTTTGACTAACTGTAATTCCTGTCTTGAGGTTATTCGGTCTGTAATAAGATTAAATCTCGGGTCTCTTAGAGGGCTAGCCCACCCTGGAACACGGACAGAGACAAGCTGATTTGACTGGTTAAAATTAGTGGCTTGACACTGTTTTATCTGTGTAATAGGATTAATTTGGGGGTCTCCATGTGGATCAGCTGTTTAATTCACTGTTGGAATGCCCAGAGAGGGTGGGCTGAGTGAGGTGAAAGCTCCCAATTAAATAGCAAAGCTTATTAATGAGGTGGGAGAGAAACTTGTGATGGTACCTATTCTATGTCTGGATTGGAAGGCCCCTCTGGATCCCAGGGAACACAGATAAACGTTTGTGCTCTGGTCTTGTTTCAGGAAGTGGCCGATAAAGAGATCGCTGCCCTGCCCCGGGACAGCTGCCCTGTGAGGATCCGGAACCGCTGTGTCCTGACATCCCGCCCTCGAGGGGTTAAGCGGCGTTGGAGGCTCAGCAGAATTGTTTTCCGCCACTTTGCTGACCACGCTCAGATGTCCGGTGTACAGAGAGCCATGTGGTAATAATCTCCACGTGGATGTGCGTTCTGGCAGAAGAAACAAACCAGGCTCATTTGTGTGGGTAATTAAAGCAAGACTGTCCTGCCTCAGAGCCCAGCATCAATGTCAAACTAATAAGGGAAGGATGAGAAGTTGTGCTGATTCATTAAACTCACTGGATTACAATCGATATCAGCTGACAAGCAGCAGCACAACTGCACTGAACTGGTGTGCGTGAGAGGCAGTTTgattgtgaaaaaaaatcagtacatGATGGTTGCAGAACTAAGCTGAGGTTTGTGGTATGGGCAATATTAGAAATAAAGACATACAGCACAAGGCTcgtttaagcttttttttttttgttgccaaCATACGGTAAGTTCATCACGGTAATTTGGGTAAAAGCATCAGTAAAACTGCACAACAGGACAAAGTGGTATTCTGCTGTGAACAAGGGCAAGCACAGAGTGGGAGTAAAACATGGCTTCAAATTTAGATACTCTCGCTATGCTAACtcaatatatatgtatattaacGAGCAGACAAAGTGGCTAAAGGACCTGTTAGAAAGTACACTGTGCTGGTATTTCTCCTGTTGGTAGTGCAGCACTCGGTCCCATGCTTCAAGAACGAGGTGGCAAGGAAGCCCTAGTTCAGACCCTAACAGGAGAGTAATGGCTTCCTTAATTCACAGGTAACAACAAATCTGTCCTTGGGAGACACATGAGAAGGAGGCAGGAAGGACACAATTAACAACAGGCTTGCTGCTAAGGTCATGTTTGCCCTGTACTCTTCTTCAAAGCACTGCAGTAAACGGAGGGGGCAGTGGCTGCTAcatccccctccccagcagggGCTGAGAGGCGGCAATAAAAAGGCCAAATACCACTAGCAGGAAACTGACAGCAACTCATCACACCCAGCTGAGTTATATTTTGGTGTATAAGCCATCTTAATATACTTACTCTCTTACCTTAAAACCCTTCTGAAGTTGATGGAGAAAGTGGAGCTTATCCCTTGTTTCCTACTTTACACTGCTGGAGCCAGGGCAAGCTCCCTGTCCCTGGTCTCCTGCTGATGACTGATGCCATCTCAAAGATGGGCTCGCAGTTAGCCCAAGCACTTTGATTTCCAAAATTCATAGTAATAGTAATTAGACAGGAATAGTTTCTGAGAGTAATCATTAAATTTGAATACCACAGGATTAACACCATATTGTTTCTGCTTAACTATCAAATGCTTAGATGTTCTGCTTTCTTCAGCAGTTCTCCCTTTGTGACATGCTTTATAGTTCAGCACTTTCCCATTTTTAATCAGAAAGCTGCACCCTGTGAAGTGAGCGTGACGCTAGCCCCAGCAACCACACGGGTCTGGCTGCCACTGGCAACAGAGGCCTTGACCCATCCTAGTTTAAGATTCCTTTACTGTTACATTCTGTTCTCAGTCTCACAGTACTCCCCACTCATCTGAGAGGCTTTCTCAAGGAGAGCAAGGCTATATGGCCTACGCTTCACCCCTCAGGAAATGCTGAACCACTTGACTGACAGAAATGCTTTATAagctattttatttaaatattttctccaaCCTGAAATGGAAATGACTGTCTTTGCTTGGAAGAAGGTTATGTAAACGATGATCTTTGCAGCACAGCGTGTCTCACATGGAAGATCAGTTTTAAGGCGGCCCTTAGAGTGCTTTCAGATATCCATTGGTATGTCCCCTTTGTactgcttttctctgctttcaacCCAGGCCTTATTGATGGTGCGCTTCATCTCATCGTCCCCTTCCGCATacatcttttttaaaatgttcataAGCCCTTCACTAGGATCTGTGGTGTCATAGGCAGCCTTCCTGCAAGACAGATACATGAGAAATTCAGGTATACCAAACAAAATTAAGTGCTAATGTTTGCTTGAAACATGCTGGTAACAGGACTTTTGCTTTGGTAAAGTCTTTAGATCATGGTAGTCTCAGTTGGCTTCCAAATAGGAAGAATCCTAAGAAACACCCTTAAACCAAGTGCAAGCTGAGTAACATACCTAGAGATGTCCCATGGGGTGGGACAGTATTCTGATGTGAAGCATTTTGCAGTAAACGTGACCTTGGAAGCACTCCCAAAATTAACTGTAGAAAGCAGAAGTGAAATATAACAGACACAGAAAAGTGCCAATACCTGCCATGTGTTACAtaacagggaaataaaaatggagGAATGTCCACATCAGGCTCTTTGGAGAGACCACATTCACAACccaaaaggctttttttctgcttcccatTTTTCACATCATCTCCAGCAGTTAACTGACTTAACACGTTACATTTCAAAGCAATTTTCTCAGGTGATTAACAGTGCCACAAGCAGTCAGCACCCGTGGAGGACATGGCCTGTTTGACCCGACTATAAATAATGACCTCTCTATCCCATTTTCCAAAATCCGGTAGGTAGTCCTATTGCAGTCTATCTCAAAAGCACAGCAGATGAAAACCGATCAGCAGAGGGAGCAATTTCCTCACGCTCAGGGCTAACCATCGGCTGCACAgaccctggctgggagcagcatttctggagCCGTTCATTTGACAAACAGTAACTCTTCGGGAATTCTCTGCACAAGATACAGGTTTAACAAAGTGACCCCGTTCctccagaaaactgcattaATTGTCAAGTCACTTCCTCTTAAACCTCCTGTGCTGCCATTTGAGTAGAGAAGGCCATTTTGCCCTAAATTCAGGTACTTATGCCTGATCAGTTTTAGCAAATCACCCTAAAAACATACACAAAATGAATTATTGTTGGCAGGGATAAAATTCTTA contains the following coding sequences:
- the MRPS14 gene encoding small ribosomal subunit protein uS14m, coding for MAAAALCWALRAARQVLPSSCPRQVRSYYVDWRMLRDVKRRKMAYEYADERLRINAIRKNSILPKELQEVADKEIAALPRDSCPVRIRNRCVLTSRPRGVKRRWRLSRIVFRHFADHAQMSGVQRAMW